The Qipengyuania aurantiaca genome contains the following window.
ATTGGCGGTGCGGCGGCCGTGGAAGCGCTTGCCGTAGTAGGAGGCGACGCCGCTGCCGAGCGAGGTGGTGGCGGGTTCGGCCTCAACCGGCGGCTCGAATGTGTCGAGGTCGACCGCTTCAGGGCCGGGCGCGGGGGTGTCGGGCAGCTCGCGATAGGGCGCGAAATGCGAAGTAAACGTCGGCTGGACGATGGCGGTGCTCTCGCTTTCCTGCGAGTGACCGGCGGTACTTGGCAGCGCCAGGGCTGCAAGAAACATTACGCTG
Protein-coding sequences here:
- a CDS encoding septal ring lytic transglycosylase RlpA family protein; translation: MANRTLRSVMFLAALALPSTAGHSQESESTAIVQPTFTSHFAPYRELPDTPAPGPEAVDLDTFEPPVEAEPATTSLGSGVASYYGKRFHGRRTANGERFDMHGFTAAHRTLPFGSKVLVTNPNSGKSVVVRINDRGPFSHGRTIDLSRAAAEEIGIVSRGHGTVELALLD